One window of the Zea mays cultivar B73 chromosome 3, Zm-B73-REFERENCE-NAM-5.0, whole genome shotgun sequence genome contains the following:
- the LOC100501240 gene encoding uncharacterized protein LOC100501240, giving the protein MARDLPHLPVTRRKILQFKFLIPFVLVLSVSVIAVTQYFQSISYLLRPLWDTPPKPFTRIPHYYAPNISMAQLCQLHGWDILPAPRRVFDAVLFSNELDILEIRYHELLPHVDRFVILEANSTFTGIPKSLSFYENFSRFGFAGSKIVYDMLSIGELDTGSRRQPFHVEAYHRRSLNMLIRRSGIAAGDILIMADADEIPTPETVQLLKWCDGIPPVMHLGMKNYMYSFEFPVDDNSWRATAHVYNEHTSYRHSRQSNFILADAGWHCSFCFREIKEFVFKMKAYSHADRVKQKSFLNPDRIQKIICNGDDLFDMLPEEYTFADLFKKMGPIPKSGSAVHLPSHLIKNADKFRFLLPGGCLRSE; this is encoded by the coding sequence ATGGCCAGAGACTTGCCTCATCTGCCCGTAACTAGACGGAAAATCCTGCAATTCAAGTTCCTGATACCGTTTGTTCTTGTTCTTTCTGTGTCTGTTATTGCTGTCACCCAGTACTTCCAAAGTATCTCCTACCTTCTACGCCCACTGTGGGACACGCCGCCTAAACCATTCACCCGCATCCCACACTACTATGCACCCAACATCTCCATGGCCCAGCTGTGCCAACTCCATGGCTGGGACATCctccccgcccctcgccgcgtcTTCGACGCTGTCCTCTTCAGCAACGAGCTTGATATTCTAGAAATCCGCTACCACGAGCTCCTTCCACATGTTGACAGGTTTGTCATCCTTGAGGCCAATTCCACCTTCACCGGCATCCCCAAGTCACTCTCCTTTTACGAAAACTTCAGCCGTTTTGGGTTTGCTGGATCAAAGATTGTCTACGACATGCTTTCTATTGGAGAGCTGGATACCGGTTCTCGTCGCCAACCATTCCATGTCGAGGCCTATCACCGTCGCTCACTCAATATGCTGATACGAAGATCGGGTATTGCTGCCGGTGATATCCTGATCATGGCTGATGCTGACGAGATCCCTACCCCCGAGACCGTGCAGTTGCTCAAGTGGTGCGACGGGATACCACCGGTAATGCACCTTGGGATGAAGAACTATATGTACTCCTTCGAATTTCCTGTGGACGACAACAGCTGGAGGGCGACGGCACACGTGTACAACGAGCACACATCGTACCGCCATTCCCGCCAGAGCAACTTCATCCTGGCCGACGCCGGCTGGCACTGCAGCTTCTGCTTCAGGGAGATCAAGGAGTTTGTTTTCAAGATGAAGGCGTACAGCCATGCAGACCGAGTGAAGCAGAAAAGCTTCCTGAACCCAGACAGAATCCAGAAGATCATATGCAACGGGGACGACCTGTTCGACATGCTGCCTGAAGAGTACACATTCGCCGACCTCTTCAAGAAGATGGGGCCGATACCCAAGTCAGGGTCCGCCGTGCATCTGCCTTCCCATCTGATCAAGAATGCAGACAAGTTCAGGTTCTTGCTTCCCGGTGGGTGCTTGAGATCGGAGTAG